accttctcccattcctcctctggatcatccagatggtcattggcaaacttcagacgggcctggacatgcgcctgcttgagcaggggagaCCTTGTGTGCgcgtgcaggattttaatccatgacggcgtagtgtgttactaatggttttctttgagactgtggtcccagctctcttcaggtcattgaccaggtcctgccgtgtagttctgggctgatccctcaccttcctcatgatcattgatgcgcccacgaggtgagatttgcatggagccccagaccgagggtattgaccatcatcttgaacttcttctattttcttctattttctaataattgcgccaacagttgttgccttctcaccaagctgcttgcctatttgtcctgtagccatcccagccttgtgcaggtctacaattttatccctgatgtccttacacagctctctggtcttggccattgtggagaggttggagtctgtttgattgagtgtgtggacaggtgtcttatacaaggtaacgagttcaaacaggtgcagttaatacaggtaatgagtggagaacaggagggcttcttaaagaaaaactaacaggtctgtgagagccggaattcttactggttggtaggtgatcaaatacttatgtcatgcaataaaatgcaaatgaattacttaaaaatcatacaatgtgattttctggattttgttttagattccgtctctcacagttgaagtgtacctatgataaaaattacagacctctacatgctttgtagagtaggaaaacctgcaaatcggcagtgtatcaaatacttgttctccccactgtatgtgagaatactattcattgactacagctcagcgttcaacaccatagtacctctaaagctcatcactaagctaagaaccctgggactaaacacctccctctgcaactggagccTGGATATCCTGACGGTCGCCCCGGGTGgtaggtaggtaacaacacatccgccacgctgatcctcaaaaacgggggcccctcaggggtggatgctcagccccctcctgtactccctgttcactcatgactgccaCGCCagtcatgactccaacaccatcattaagtttctgatgacacaacagtggtaacgACAActagagacagcctatagggaggtcagagactgaccgtgtggtgcaaggacaacaccTCTccgcaacgtgatcaagacaaaggagatgattgtggactacaggaaaaggaggccgagcagcccccattctcatcgatggggctgtagtggagcaggttgagagcttcaagttccgtgcgtccacatcaccaacaaactaacatggtccaagcacaccaagaccatcgcgaagagggcacgacaaacctatttcccctcaggagactgaaaatatttggcatgggtcctcagatcctcaaaaggttttacagctgcaccatcgagagcatcctgacaggttgcatcactgcctggtatggcaatgctCGGCCTtcaacgcaaggcactacagagggtagtgcacatcaccggggccaagcttcctgccatccaggacctctataccaggcggtgtcagaggaaggccctaaattgtcaaagactgcagccaccctagtcatagactgttctctctgctaacgcacggaYagcggtaccggagcgccaagtctaggtccaagaggctcctaaacagcttctacccccaagccataagactcctgaacatctaatcaaatgSCTACCCAGAGTATTTGCATTMCCCCCTCCCCCCTGGAACGCMgctgctactctctgttattatctatgcatagtcactttaataactctacctacatgtgcatattaSctcaattacctcaacacctgtgcccccgcacattgacattgactctcttccggtaccctctgtatatagccctgctattgttatttactgctgctccttaattatttattattcttatctctgactttttggggggtattttcttaaaaRTSCAMtgttggttaagggcttgtaagtaagcatttcaRTGTAAGGTAatatgtattcggcgcatgtgacaaataacatttgatttgatttgaaatgagcTGAAGCTAGTATTGTCTGAGATGTTGATTATTGTGCCTGAGGTACAATGAGTCTTAAACAGGCTCTGCTCACTCGGTTGTCAATGGTATAATTATCGCTGTGTGCCCGTTCACTGGAATGCAMGTGCTGCTTAGGAACAGTTCTTTAATCCTGTACATACAATTCTATTCTGATTCAACYGCCATGTGTATGACTGTGACAAGAGCCTATAGAAGSCTWTCACGTGACGCGAGGCTAATACATTCTACGGTGTTTTGASAGCTCTTCCTCTGTGTGGGTGAGGGTTGCACTGACAACGATACCAACGCTCTCCACCACACCCACATCGCCCTGGCCTTCCTGACCGCATTCCTCTTCGCCACACACCTACCAGAGCGCCTGGCCCCTGGCAGCTTCGACTACATAGGTCAAAGTGCATGGTCTATCTGGAAAGACTGCTTGTTTGATTCATTCAGAATGATTTGTCACTGTATTGTGCAAGACTTGTTGTAATACAGTGGAGACTGATCAACACTGGCTTGGTATTAGTGGTATGACATATGTAGCATTAAAACAACAGAGTAGTCTTTATATCACTGACTCTGGGTCTCACTGTGCCTTCCTGTTTCCCCCTTATGCTGTGGAGGCCAGTTCTTCTGTTGCTGGCCAGTTACAGTTCTCCTTGAGTTCTGCTTCGTACCTCTCCTGTACCACTACTACTGCAGGTATTTAACCACAGTCCTTTTGCACCCTCTGCAGGTCACAGCCACCAACTGTTCCACGTGTTCGGCATAATCGGCACTCATTTCCAGATGGAGGCCATTGAGCAGGACATGGTGACGCGACGGCCGTGGCTCCTCACGTTCTCTCTGCCCATCACCTTCACCAACACACTGGGGGCGGCACTGCTGAGTGTAACCCTCAGCCTTGGCATCATCTTCCTCTTTAGTCTGCCTCTGCTCTGGTCAGCCACCCGGGGAGAACACACTGAGAAGACACAATCACATCCAATAGCCAAGGGCTGCCAGTACCACTAGCANNNNNNNNNNNNNNNNNNNNNNNNNNNNNNNNNNNNNNNNNNNNNNNNNNNNNNNNNNNNNNNNNNNNNNNNNNNNNNNNNNNNNNNNNNNNNNNNNNNNNNNNNNNNNNNNNNNNNNNNNNNNNNNNNNNNNNNNNNNNNNNNNNNNNNNNNNNNNNNNNNNNNNNNNNNNNNNNNNNNNNNNNNNNNNNNNNNNNNNNNNNNNNNNNNNNNNNNNNNNNNNNNNNNNNNNNNNNNNNNNNNNNNNNNNNNNNNNNNNNNNNNNNNNNNNNNNNNNNNNNNNNNNNNNNNNNNNNNNNNNNNNNNNNNNNNNNNNNNNNNNNNNNNNNNNNNNNNNNNNNNNNNNNNNNNNNNNNNNNNNNNNNNNNNNNNNNNNNNNNNNNNNNNNNNNNNNNNNNNNNNNNNNNNNNNNNNNNNNNNNNNNNNNNNNNNNNNNNNNNNNNNNNNNNNNNNNNNNNNNNNNNNNNNNNNNNNNNNNNNNNNNNNNNNNNNNNNNNNNNNNNNNNNNNNNNNNNNNNNNNNNNNNNNNNNNNNNNNNNNNNNNNNNNNNNNNNNNNNNNNNNNNNNNNNNNNNNNNNNNNNNNNNNNNNNNNNNNNNNNNNNNNNNNNNNNNNNNNNNNNNNNNNNNNNNNNNNNNNNNNNNNNNNNNNNNNNNNNNNNNNNNNNNNNNNNNNNNNNNNNNNNNNNNNNNNNNNNNNNNNNNNNNNNNNNNNNNNNNNNNNNNNNNNNNNNNNNNNNNNNNNNNNNNNNNNNNNNNNNNNNNNNNNNNNNNNNNNNNNNNNNNNNNNNNNNNNNNNNNNNNNNNNNNNNNNNNNNNNNNNNNNNNNNNNNNNNNNNNNNNNNNNNNNNNNNNNNNNNNNNNNNNNNNNNNNNNNNNNNNNNNNNNNNNNNNNNNNNNNNNNNNNNNNNNNNNNNNNNNNNNNNNNNNNNNNNNNNNNNNNNNNNNNNNNNNNNNNNNNNNNNNNNNNNNNNNNNNNNNNNNNNNNNNNNNNNNNNNNNNNNNNNNNNNNNNNNNNNNNNNNNNNNNNNNNNNNNNNNNNNNNNNNNNNNNNNNNNNNNNNNNNNNNNNNNNNNNNNNNNNNNNNNNNNNNNNNNNNNNNNNNNNNNNNNNNNNNNNNNNNNNNNNNNNNNNNNNNNNNNNNNNNNNNNNNNNNNNNNNNNNNNNNNNNNNNNNNNNNNNNNNNNNNNNNNNNNNNNNNNNNNNNNNNNNNNNNNNNNNNNNNNNNNNNNNNNNNNNNNNNNNNNNNNNNNNNNNNNNNNNNNNNNNNNNNNNNNNNNNNNNNNNNNNNNNNNNNNNNNNNNNNNNNNNNNNNNNNNNNNNNNNNNNNNNNNNNNNNNNNNNNNNNNNNNNNNNNNNNNNNNNNNNNNNNNNNNNNNNNNNNNNNNNNNNNNNNNNNNNNNNNNNNNNNNNNNNNNNNNNNNNNNNNNNNNNNNNNNNNNNNNNNNNNNNNNNNNNNNNNNNNNNNNNNNNNNNNNNNNNNNNNNNNNNNNNNNNNNNNNNNNNNNNNNNNNNNNNNNNNNNNNNNNNNNNNNNNNNNNNNNNNNNNNNNNNNNNNNNNNNNNNNNNNNNNNNNNNNNNNNNNNNNNNNNNNNNNNNNNNNNNNNNNNNNNNNNNNNNNNNNNNNNNNNNNNNNNNNNNNNNNNNNNNNNNNNNNNNNNNNNNNNNNNNNNNNNNNNNNNNNNNNNNNNNNNNNNNNNNNNNNNNNNNNNNNNNNNNNNNNNNNNNNNNNNNNNNNNNNNNNNNNNNNNNNNNNNNNNNNNNNNNNNNNNNNNNNNNNNNNNNNNNNNNNNNNNNNNNNNNNNNNNNNNNNNNNNNNNNNNNNNNNNNNNNNNNNNNNNNNNNNNNNNNNNNNNNNNNNNNNNNNNNNNNNNNNNNNNNNNNNNNNNNNNNNNNNNNNNNNNNNNNNNNNNNNNNNNNNNNNNNNNNNNNNNNNNNNNNNNNNNNNNNNNNNNNNNNNNNNNNNNNNNNNNNNNNNNNNNCAGAAACATAATCTGAAGTCTTTGTACTACGATCATTGAGATTTCTGAGAAATTCCTGAAGTTTGGGTATTTCTGCAAcatcagttaaaaacaaaatatttatttctaCCTTTGGTTGGTGTCAGTGTTCTTTGATGCTCTTATTGATCCTGGATTAAATTCTTGATCATTTAATTTTCCGTTTGATTAACTGAATTATTGATTATGGGCATAATCCTAGTTATGCATGCAGAATTTCAATTAGGAATCAGCGCATATTAGTGGTCAAAAGAGCAGGATGTTATTTCCTGAGAAGACGAGTCTCCTTAGAATATAGTGAAATGTTTCAGAGGATATGAGGATAGCTTAGCATGCTGTATGTATACACACTACCCACaatatttgagagacaacaacaaCCTGCATTATTGAGTATCATATGGTCCAGGTTACACTTGTAATTGTTATTGATTAAGACATATTGCATGTTTAAATGTTCCAGATACGACAGGTCATACTCAAATATGCATGCTGCTTAGGTGAAGTTTGTTGCTATGTAAGGTAATTAACAA
The nucleotide sequence above comes from Salvelinus sp. IW2-2015 unplaced genomic scaffold, ASM291031v2 Un_scaffold2154, whole genome shotgun sequence. Encoded proteins:
- the LOC112073121 gene encoding membrane progestin receptor gamma-B-like; the protein is MSLKQALLTRLSMLFLCVGEGCTDNDTNALHHTHIALAFLTAFLFATHLPERLAPGSFDYIGHSHQLFHVFGIIGTHFQMEAIEQDMVTRRPWLLTFSLPITFTNTLGAALLSVTLSLGIIFLFSLPLLWSATRGEHTEKTQSHPIAKGCQYH